A genomic stretch from Bos javanicus breed banteng chromosome 29, ARS-OSU_banteng_1.0, whole genome shotgun sequence includes:
- the TEX54 gene encoding testis-expressed protein 54, whose translation MGCCQDKDFQTSDEQAKEAGSEGTDAESVEQRDRRSNESLLITVLWRRLSMFSRRGSSRSTKRQAVQNPKPASRIQECDQERIQEEPEKG comes from the exons ATGGGCTGCTGCCAAGATAAGGACTTTCAGACTTCGGATGAGCAGGCCAAGGAGGCCGGGTCAGAAG GCACTGATGCGGAGTCGGTGGAGCAACGAGATCGCAGGTCGAACGAAAGTCTTTTGATCACTGTGCTGTGGCGGCGGCTATCCATGTTCAGCCGTCGGGGTTCCTCTCGGTCAACCAAGAGGCAGGCAGTCCAGAATCCAAAGCCGGCGAGTAGGATCCAGGAGTGCGATCAGGAGAGGATCCAGGAGGAGCCGGAGAAGGGGTGA